The region TCGGCATGGTCTTCCGTGACTTCGGGTTCGGATGAAGAATCAGTTTCGGACTCGATCGTCAGACCGAGGTCACGCATCAGGGCGATTTCTTTCGCACGTTGTTTAAGTTCCGTCTCCCAGTCACGCCCCTGCCGCGCAAATTCGATAGCCAGAGTTGTCGTATGACTGGCGAGACGGATCTTCTGGGCATTGGCTTCCTTGGCGGGATCGACATGTTCATGTCCGTCCCAGAACCATTGGTGCTCGAACGTGGAGTCGAGCGTGCGAAGCGAATTGGGCAGATAGCCCTCGATGAGAATGGCTTCGCGAAGCCAAGCGTGCAGGATGCGGTCGAGCACCACGCGGGCGAGTTGTGATTGCTCGACGCGAATCGATTTAAAGTAGGTCTGGTGGTCGAGCCGCCCACTGGCGTAGTTGTATCCCGACGAATTCCCAGCGGCGACATTGAACGGCATGTTCAAGCAACGAGCGATCTCGTTGAGGATCTCTTTCTTGAACTCCGCGTACGTGGTCGATGGCTGCTCACTTTTCATTTGAGCCATCTTCCATCCGCCGGGCATCGTCAGCAGCATGCGTTTTTCGAGTTCAATCGGCTCGAATGGTTCCGCCGCATCCGCTTCGCCATTCGCCGGCGCATCGGTGTAGAGAATGCCCGCGAATTCAGCTGCAGTTTCCGCAGCGGCAAGGACCGCAAGCGTGAATCGCCTCAGTTGTGCAAAGAGCGGTAAGGCCGGCGTGATGTCTGGGATGCCGCGAATCTGTCCGGGGCGATCACAGCGAAAGTAGTGGACGACGTCGGCGGCCGGCACCGTGTCGTATTCATCATCAAGGACAAAGAAGCCATTGCCTGGATGGT is a window of Roseiconus lacunae DNA encoding:
- a CDS encoding phage portal protein, with product MLKRLSGIIEQLRGGRFHRSVASGRSPRQPFFSRLRAKYDAANTTLDNIKHWSRADGLSASAANSPDVRRTLRNRSRYEVANNSYARGITLTLANDVVGTGPRLQMLTADDTANRFVETEFIAWCEAVGLAEKLRTMRLARVADGESFGLLTSNERLETPVNLDLRLIEADQIASPTLAPDTRRYLDGIQFDADGNPVAYDVLKNHPGNGFFVLDDEYDTVPAADVVHYFRCDRPGQIRGIPDITPALPLFAQLRRFTLAVLAAAETAAEFAGILYTDAPANGEADAAEPFEPIELEKRMLLTMPGGWKMAQMKSEQPSTTYAEFKKEILNEIARCLNMPFNVAAGNSSGYNYASGRLDHQTYFKSIRVEQSQLARVVLDRILHAWLREAILIEGYLPNSLRTLDSTFEHQWFWDGHEHVDPAKEANAQKIRLASHTTTLAIEFARQGRDWETELKQRAKEIALMRDLGLTIESETDSSSEPEVTEDHAEDAEPQTA